The Geodermatophilaceae bacterium NBWT11 genome has a segment encoding these proteins:
- a CDS encoding glycerophosphodiester phosphodiesterase, which yields MDETDLRVAPAAAPSSRVTRRRPVVVGHRGAPAHRPEHTWSGYSLALDLGADLIEPDVVATRDGALVVRHENELSLTTDIAAHPEFADRRRTQEVAGELYTGWFAEDLTLAEVRTLRATERWPQLRPSNTRFAGLEPVLTLAEVVALATSRGARVQAELKNPTWSASVGLPLAELVAAEVTAAGALGDVVLQSFDAAGMRELRGRLGAAATLVQLVGSEAVYDGMVTPAGLREISTYAGGIGPSTKRILLRDADQTMVGVSDLVAQAHRAGLTVVPYTVRAENTFLPLHLRRGTDPAARGDVHAEARLLLALGVDGVITDSPEVAVRERAELEAPALAPVRPRL from the coding sequence ATGGACGAGACCGACCTGAGGGTCGCTCCTGCCGCCGCCCCCTCCTCGCGGGTCACCCGCCGTCGACCCGTGGTGGTCGGGCACCGGGGCGCCCCCGCGCACCGCCCCGAGCACACCTGGTCGGGCTACTCCCTGGCCCTGGACCTGGGCGCTGACCTCATCGAGCCCGACGTGGTGGCCACCCGCGACGGGGCCCTCGTCGTCCGGCACGAGAACGAGCTGTCGCTGACCACCGACATCGCCGCGCACCCCGAGTTCGCCGACCGCCGGCGCACCCAGGAGGTCGCCGGGGAGCTCTACACCGGCTGGTTCGCCGAGGACCTGACCCTGGCCGAGGTCCGCACCCTGCGGGCCACCGAGCGCTGGCCGCAGCTGCGCCCGAGCAACACCCGGTTCGCCGGGCTCGAGCCGGTGCTCACCCTGGCCGAGGTGGTCGCGCTGGCCACGTCCCGCGGCGCCCGGGTGCAGGCCGAGCTGAAGAACCCCACCTGGTCGGCCTCCGTCGGGCTGCCGCTGGCCGAGCTGGTGGCCGCCGAGGTCACCGCCGCGGGTGCCCTGGGCGACGTCGTCCTCCAGAGCTTCGACGCCGCCGGGATGCGCGAGCTGCGCGGCCGGCTCGGCGCCGCCGCCACGCTGGTGCAGCTGGTCGGGAGCGAGGCCGTGTACGACGGCATGGTCACCCCCGCCGGGCTGCGCGAGATCAGCACCTACGCCGGGGGCATCGGCCCCAGCACCAAGCGGATCCTGCTGCGCGACGCCGACCAGACGATGGTGGGCGTCTCCGACCTGGTCGCCCAGGCGCACCGGGCCGGGCTCACCGTCGTCCCCTACACCGTGCGGGCGGAGAACACCTTCCTGCCGCTGCACCTGCGCCGCGGCACCGACCCCGCCGCCCGCGGCGACGTGCACGCCGAGGCCCGCCTGCTGCTGGCCCTGGGCGTGGACGGCGTGATCACCGACAGCCCCGAGGTCGCCGTCCGCGAGCGCGCCGAGCTCGAGGCCCCCGCCCTCGCCCCGGTGCGCCCCCGGCTCTGA
- a CDS encoding sugar ABC transporter ATP-binding protein, whose product MTGTQPPLPFEETFPGDPSGDAVAGDPTAPPAGTPVLELKGLSVRYGNVPALARVSARLRAGEVTCVLGENGAGKSTLVQVLSGVRRHDEGELLLDGTAVRFRSPKQARARGIATVWQDLAVAPLMSVWRNFFLGCEPTRGVWPLRRLDREGARETTVRAMARVGVTDIDPDRPASALQAGERHSLAIARALHFGARVLVVDESSAPLTVSQHALVLQSVSAARDQGLAVVLVTHNTQYAHIVGDRFLLLAGGAVAGNLTRDDVDVDDLTRLVAGGDDLTALVSVLRAAHPDLR is encoded by the coding sequence GTGACCGGCACCCAGCCCCCGCTCCCCTTCGAGGAGACCTTCCCCGGCGACCCGTCGGGTGACGCCGTCGCCGGTGACCCCACCGCTCCCCCCGCGGGCACCCCGGTGCTGGAGCTCAAGGGGCTCAGCGTCCGGTACGGCAACGTGCCCGCGCTGGCCCGGGTGTCGGCCCGGCTGCGCGCCGGTGAGGTCACCTGCGTGCTGGGCGAGAACGGCGCCGGGAAGTCGACGCTGGTGCAGGTGCTGTCCGGGGTGCGCCGGCACGACGAGGGCGAGCTGCTCCTCGACGGCACCGCGGTCCGCTTCCGGTCCCCCAAGCAGGCCCGCGCGCGCGGCATCGCCACCGTCTGGCAGGACCTCGCCGTCGCCCCGCTGATGAGCGTGTGGCGCAACTTCTTCCTCGGCTGCGAGCCCACCCGCGGGGTCTGGCCGCTGCGCCGGCTGGACCGCGAGGGCGCCCGGGAGACCACGGTGCGGGCCATGGCCCGGGTCGGGGTCACCGACATCGACCCCGACCGCCCGGCCAGCGCGCTGCAGGCCGGCGAGCGGCACAGCCTGGCCATCGCCCGCGCCCTGCACTTCGGCGCCCGCGTGCTGGTGGTCGACGAGTCCTCCGCGCCCCTGACGGTCAGCCAGCACGCGCTGGTGCTCCAGTCGGTCAGCGCCGCCCGCGACCAGGGCCTGGCCGTCGTCCTGGTCACCCACAACACGCAGTACGCGCACATCGTCGGCGACCGCTTCCTGCTGCTCGCCGGCGGCGCCGTGGCCGGCAACCTCACCCGCGACGACGTCGACGTCGACGACCTCACCCGCCTGGTCGCCGGCGGTGACGACCTCACGGC
- a CDS encoding MFS transporter produces the protein MAPSRQRRRLLLALFATAVSTQSPSPLLLRYADVLDLGALTLTLFFAAYAVGLVPSLLLAGPLSDRDGRRRVVLGGVVAALVCTLVLIAADVGGVPLLVVGRVAQGLASGAVFTVGTVWLRELSASEDDEGPGRVRRAAAVASAAMATGFAAGPLVAGLLVQWGPAPQLVALVPSAVLLLVAVLALRGVPETVLERRPGRLALGVPRVARRAFWAYLVPVGLTVYTYAVLSLTVFPLLVAGAGFGAVFALVGVSALLVQGSAALVTPLATRLGPVVAGPLAALLAAVGCALGYLAVQPGGWPWVLPACLLIGLGEGLGMTSGVAVCDRVAPADRRGALLSAFYLPVYAGFVVPTVLALASGDALRGGVPILVLAGVGLVLMAVTAGPGRAALRAAGATRATTVVPVVAPGR, from the coding sequence ATGGCCCCCTCCCGGCAGCGTCGCCGGTTGCTCCTCGCCCTGTTCGCGACGGCGGTGAGCACCCAGTCGCCGTCCCCGCTGCTGTTGCGGTACGCCGACGTGCTCGACCTGGGCGCCCTGACGCTGACCCTGTTCTTCGCCGCCTACGCCGTCGGTCTGGTGCCCTCGCTGCTGCTGGCGGGCCCGCTGTCGGACCGGGACGGGCGACGCCGGGTGGTGCTCGGCGGGGTGGTCGCCGCGCTGGTCTGCACGCTGGTGCTGATCGCCGCCGACGTCGGCGGGGTGCCGCTGCTGGTGGTCGGCCGGGTGGCCCAGGGCCTGGCCAGCGGGGCGGTGTTCACCGTCGGCACCGTGTGGCTGCGCGAGCTGTCGGCCTCCGAGGACGACGAGGGACCGGGTCGGGTGCGCCGGGCCGCGGCCGTGGCCAGTGCGGCGATGGCCACCGGGTTCGCCGCGGGCCCGCTGGTCGCCGGTCTGCTGGTGCAGTGGGGGCCGGCACCCCAGCTGGTCGCGCTGGTGCCCTCGGCGGTGCTGCTGCTGGTCGCGGTGCTCGCGTTGCGCGGGGTGCCCGAGACGGTGCTGGAACGCCGTCCCGGTCGGTTGGCCCTCGGCGTCCCCCGGGTCGCCCGCCGGGCGTTCTGGGCCTACCTGGTGCCGGTGGGGCTGACCGTCTACACGTACGCGGTGCTGTCGCTGACGGTGTTCCCGCTGCTGGTCGCCGGAGCCGGGTTCGGGGCGGTGTTCGCCCTCGTCGGGGTGTCCGCGCTGCTGGTGCAGGGCAGCGCCGCGCTGGTCACCCCGCTGGCGACCCGGCTGGGCCCGGTGGTGGCCGGTCCGCTGGCAGCGCTGCTCGCGGCGGTGGGCTGCGCGCTGGGGTACCTCGCCGTCCAGCCCGGCGGGTGGCCCTGGGTGCTGCCGGCCTGCCTGCTGATCGGACTGGGGGAGGGGCTGGGGATGACGTCGGGCGTGGCGGTCTGCGACCGGGTGGCGCCCGCGGACCGGCGCGGTGCGTTGCTGAGCGCCTTCTACCTGCCGGTGTACGCGGGCTTCGTCGTCCCCACCGTGCTGGCGCTGGCCAGCGGGGACGCGCTCCGGGGCGGGGTCCCGATCCTGGTGCTCGCCGGGGTCGGGCTGGTGCTGATGGCGGTCACCGCCGGTCCGGGGCGGGCGGCGCTGCGGGCCGCGGGCGCGACCCGCGCCACGACCGTCGTCCCGGTGGTGGCGCCCGGTCGCTAG
- a CDS encoding adenylosuccinate synthase, translated as MPAVVLIGAQWGDEGKGKATDILGGRVPYVVRYQGGNNAGHTVITPDGEKYALHLIPSGILTPGCTPVIGNGVVVDPEVLIGELAGLEERGVDTSRLVISSDAHLIMPHHRALDRVTERFLGKAKIGTTGRGIGPAYGDKVARVGIRAQDLLDLGILRDKLEAVLREKNQILVKVYNRKAIDVDEVVEEYAGYAEVLKHRIADTRLLLGNAIDAGEWVLLEGSQGTLLDVDHGTYPFVTSSSPTAGGASAGSGIGPTRITRVVGILKAYTTRVGSGPFPTELFDGFGEYLRKQGGEVGVTTGRDRRCGWFDAVIARYASRVNGITDFFLTKLDVLSGLETVPICVAYDVDGVRHDEMPMTQTDFHHATPVYEEMPGWSEDITHCRTFDELPATAQAYVKRLEELSGARISVIGVGPGRDENVLIHDLLD; from the coding sequence ATGCCGGCTGTCGTGCTGATCGGTGCCCAGTGGGGCGACGAGGGCAAGGGGAAGGCCACCGACATCCTCGGCGGCCGCGTCCCCTACGTCGTCCGCTACCAGGGCGGGAACAACGCCGGGCACACCGTGATCACCCCGGACGGCGAGAAGTACGCCCTCCACCTCATCCCCTCCGGGATCCTGACCCCGGGTTGCACGCCGGTGATCGGCAACGGCGTCGTCGTCGACCCCGAGGTGCTGATCGGCGAGCTCGCCGGCCTGGAGGAGCGCGGGGTGGACACGTCGCGGCTGGTGATCTCCAGCGACGCGCACCTGATCATGCCGCACCACCGCGCCCTGGACCGGGTCACCGAGCGCTTCCTGGGCAAGGCCAAGATCGGCACCACCGGCCGCGGGATCGGCCCGGCGTACGGCGACAAGGTCGCCCGCGTCGGCATCCGCGCGCAGGACCTCCTCGACCTCGGCATCCTGCGCGACAAGCTCGAGGCCGTGCTCCGGGAGAAGAACCAGATCCTGGTCAAGGTCTACAACCGCAAGGCCATCGACGTCGACGAGGTGGTCGAGGAGTACGCCGGGTACGCCGAGGTGCTCAAGCACCGGATCGCCGACACCCGCCTGCTGCTGGGCAACGCGATCGACGCCGGGGAGTGGGTGCTGCTGGAGGGCTCGCAGGGCACGCTCCTGGACGTCGACCACGGCACCTACCCGTTCGTCACCTCGTCGTCCCCGACCGCCGGCGGCGCCTCGGCCGGCTCGGGCATCGGGCCCACCCGCATCACGCGGGTCGTCGGGATCCTGAAGGCCTACACGACCCGCGTCGGCTCGGGCCCCTTCCCGACGGAGCTGTTCGACGGCTTCGGGGAGTACCTGCGCAAGCAGGGCGGCGAGGTCGGCGTGACCACCGGACGCGACCGGCGCTGCGGCTGGTTCGACGCCGTCATCGCCCGGTACGCCTCGCGGGTCAACGGCATCACCGACTTCTTCCTCACCAAGCTCGACGTGCTCAGCGGGCTGGAGACGGTGCCGATCTGCGTGGCCTACGACGTCGACGGCGTCCGGCACGACGAGATGCCGATGACCCAGACCGACTTCCACCACGCCACCCCGGTGTACGAGGAGATGCCGGGCTGGTCCGAGGACATCACGCACTGCCGCACCTTCGACGAGCTGCCCGCCACCGCGCAGGCCTACGTGAAGCGCCTCGAGGAGCTCTCGGGTGCCCGGATCAGCGTCATCGGCGTCGGCCCCGGCCGCGACGAGAACGTGCTGATCCACGACCTCCTGGACTGA
- the purD gene encoding phosphoribosylamine--glycine ligase, with protein sequence MRVLVIGSGAREHALCVALDHDPAVTALACAPGNAGTVALAEAHPVAAADPEAVTALAVAWAADLVVVGPEVPLVAGVADVVRDAGIACFGPSAQAAQIEGSKAFAKHVMEAAGVPTARSWAVGGEAELHTALDEVAAVNAPGAPYVVKDDGLAAGKGVLVTTDRAAALAHGHAVLEGGHSVLVEEFLDGPEVSLFAVTDGTTVLPLLPAQDHKRRDDGDGGPNTGGMGAYAPLPWAPAGLVEEVLATVLQPTVDEMARRGEPFSGLLYAGLALTGRGVRVVEFNARFGDPETQVVLPLLRTPLAGLLLAAATGTLAAHPPLEWAEGAAVTVVVAAHGYPESPRTGDVVTGADGEGVLHAGTRVALDSSVHSAGGRVLAVTAVGTDLADARQTAYERVAAVRLDGAHWRTDIGLAALEGAIVVA encoded by the coding sequence ATGCGCGTGCTCGTGATCGGTTCCGGTGCTCGTGAGCACGCCCTCTGTGTCGCCCTCGACCACGACCCCGCGGTGACGGCGCTGGCCTGTGCGCCGGGCAACGCCGGCACGGTCGCGCTCGCCGAGGCGCACCCGGTCGCGGCCGCCGATCCCGAGGCGGTGACCGCGCTGGCCGTGGCGTGGGCCGCCGACCTCGTCGTCGTCGGCCCGGAGGTGCCGCTGGTCGCCGGGGTGGCCGACGTCGTCCGCGACGCCGGCATCGCCTGCTTCGGCCCCTCGGCGCAGGCCGCCCAGATCGAGGGCTCCAAGGCCTTCGCCAAGCACGTCATGGAGGCCGCCGGCGTGCCCACGGCACGGTCCTGGGCCGTGGGCGGGGAGGCCGAGCTGCACACCGCGCTCGACGAGGTCGCCGCGGTCAACGCCCCGGGAGCGCCGTACGTGGTCAAGGACGACGGGCTGGCCGCCGGCAAGGGCGTGCTGGTCACCACCGACCGGGCCGCCGCCCTCGCGCACGGTCACGCGGTGCTGGAGGGCGGGCACTCGGTGCTGGTCGAGGAGTTCCTCGACGGCCCCGAGGTGAGCCTGTTCGCCGTCACCGACGGGACGACGGTGCTGCCGCTGCTGCCCGCCCAGGACCACAAGCGCCGCGACGACGGCGACGGCGGACCGAACACCGGCGGCATGGGCGCCTACGCCCCGCTGCCCTGGGCCCCCGCCGGGCTGGTCGAGGAGGTGCTGGCCACCGTGCTGCAGCCGACCGTCGACGAGATGGCCCGGCGCGGCGAGCCGTTCAGCGGTCTGCTCTACGCCGGCCTGGCGCTCACCGGCCGGGGCGTGCGCGTGGTCGAGTTCAACGCCCGCTTCGGCGACCCGGAGACCCAGGTCGTCCTGCCGCTGCTGCGCACCCCGCTGGCCGGGCTGCTGCTGGCCGCGGCCACCGGCACCCTCGCCGCCCACCCGCCGCTGGAGTGGGCCGAGGGTGCCGCGGTGACCGTCGTCGTGGCCGCGCACGGGTACCCGGAGTCCCCGCGCACCGGCGACGTCGTCACCGGTGCCGACGGCGAGGGCGTGCTGCACGCCGGCACCCGGGTGGCCCTCGACAGCAGCGTGCACTCGGCCGGGGGGCGGGTGCTGGCGGTGACCGCCGTCGGCACCGACCTGGCCGACGCCCGGCAGACCGCCTACGAGCGGGTGGCCGCCGTCCGGCTGGACGGCGCGCACTGGCGCACCGACATCGGCCTGGCCGCCCTGGAGGGCGCCATCGTCGTCGCGTAG
- a CDS encoding ABC transporter permease, whose translation MPFTARPAPPPRSPGRRLIDRALARPSLAALVATIAVVVFFALQAPQLLTTGGIATVLDVAALLGIGGVAVAMLLIAGQFDLSVGVVATGSSLVTALLVSQAGWGLWPALGVSLAAALLTGLVNGLLVVSTGLPSFLVTLATFLVLQGTSIAVTEAVAGSGQISGLSAAPGWESVRAVFGLTVQLGDGRFRVSLLWWLGVTLLASWVLWRTRFGNAVLGSGGAPRPARELGVPVTRTTVTLFLGTAAAGWLIGTLGLVRLSGVQVDPVLGAEIEYVVVAVIGGCLLTGGYGSAVGASIGALLYAVAREGIVLAGWDPRWFQAFLGVLLLLALLANGVVRRRLLAVPRS comes from the coding sequence CTGCCGTTCACCGCCCGGCCGGCGCCCCCGCCGCGGTCCCCCGGGCGACGTCTGATCGACCGCGCCCTGGCCCGACCCAGCCTGGCGGCCCTGGTCGCCACGATCGCCGTCGTCGTCTTCTTCGCCCTGCAGGCGCCGCAGCTGCTGACCACCGGCGGCATCGCCACCGTGCTCGACGTGGCAGCGCTGCTCGGCATCGGCGGGGTCGCCGTGGCCATGCTGCTCATCGCCGGTCAGTTCGACCTCTCCGTCGGGGTCGTCGCCACCGGCAGCAGCCTGGTCACCGCGCTCCTGGTCAGCCAGGCGGGCTGGGGGCTGTGGCCGGCGCTGGGGGTCTCGCTGGCCGCCGCGCTGCTCACCGGGCTGGTGAACGGCCTGCTCGTGGTCAGCACCGGGCTGCCCAGCTTCCTGGTCACCCTGGCCACGTTCCTGGTGCTGCAGGGCACCTCGATCGCCGTCACCGAGGCCGTGGCCGGCTCCGGGCAGATCAGCGGGCTGTCGGCCGCCCCCGGCTGGGAGTCGGTGCGGGCGGTCTTCGGCCTGACCGTGCAGCTGGGCGACGGCCGCTTCCGGGTCTCGCTGCTGTGGTGGCTGGGCGTGACGCTGCTGGCCAGCTGGGTGCTCTGGCGCACGCGGTTCGGCAACGCGGTGCTCGGGTCCGGCGGCGCCCCCCGACCGGCCCGGGAGCTCGGCGTCCCGGTCACCCGGACCACGGTCACCCTCTTCCTGGGCACCGCCGCCGCCGGCTGGCTGATCGGCACCCTGGGCCTGGTGCGCCTGAGCGGGGTGCAGGTCGACCCGGTGCTGGGCGCCGAGATCGAGTACGTCGTCGTCGCCGTCATCGGCGGGTGCCTGCTCACCGGGGGCTACGGGTCGGCGGTCGGCGCCTCGATCGGGGCACTGCTCTACGCCGTGGCCCGCGAGGGGATCGTGCTGGCCGGCTGGGACCCGCGTTGGTTCCAGGCCTTCCTGGGCGTCCTGCTGCTGCTCGCCCTGCTGGCCAACGGCGTCGTCCGGCGCCGGCTGCTGGCGGTGCCACGGTCGTGA
- a CDS encoding AI-2E family transporter has translation MLQRANHLLDRARERIRAAAEHDPHAWPDGTVLVMEDGSRVTVDHVEDPVEDDLRDDVGDDDLIEDDAREHPLGSPHPDAPDLDSPGGVSGPPAQGRADQRVAQRRTAQRRRSLLASREPQHADANVPNALKTAAAWAWRIILVIAGIYAVLYAAAYMAVVVVPVIVALLLAALLQPGASFLRRHGWPSSLAALAMLIVGVGVVAGIITLVVERFAAGFSDLVAQLDEGIGQIRDFVVTTLPVTERQIDNAITSAQSALADNQSTLTQGALTTAVTVGEVLTGLVLALFTLFFFLKDGRSIWLWMVGLLPADSRAYVDEAARRSWRTLISYVRATAVVALVDAVGIGIALAVLQVPLVVPLAALVFLGAFIPIIGSFLAGSMAVLVALVSNGPITALLVLGATVLIMQLEGHVLQPLLLGRAVRVHPLAVVLAIAAGLLIAGIFGALIAVPTIACVNVAGTYLTRRHEGPRPPEPQPRRDKVPVATE, from the coding sequence ATGCTGCAGCGAGCGAACCACCTGCTGGACCGGGCGCGCGAGCGCATCCGGGCCGCCGCCGAGCACGACCCGCACGCCTGGCCCGACGGCACCGTCCTGGTCATGGAGGACGGCAGCCGGGTGACCGTCGACCACGTCGAGGACCCCGTCGAGGACGACCTCCGGGACGACGTCGGCGACGACGACCTGATCGAGGACGACGCCCGGGAGCACCCGCTCGGCAGCCCGCACCCCGACGCCCCCGACCTGGACTCCCCCGGTGGGGTGAGCGGTCCCCCGGCGCAGGGTCGCGCGGACCAGCGGGTGGCCCAGCGGCGCACCGCCCAGCGTCGGCGCAGCCTGCTCGCCTCGCGCGAGCCCCAGCACGCCGACGCCAACGTGCCCAACGCGCTGAAGACAGCCGCGGCCTGGGCCTGGCGGATCATCCTGGTGATCGCCGGGATCTACGCGGTCCTGTACGCCGCGGCGTACATGGCCGTGGTCGTGGTCCCGGTGATCGTCGCGCTGCTGCTCGCCGCGCTGCTGCAGCCCGGGGCGTCGTTCCTGCGCCGGCACGGCTGGCCCTCCTCGCTGGCCGCCCTGGCGATGCTGATCGTCGGCGTCGGGGTCGTCGCCGGGATCATCACGCTGGTCGTCGAGCGGTTCGCCGCCGGCTTCTCCGACCTGGTCGCCCAGCTCGACGAGGGCATCGGCCAGATCCGGGACTTCGTCGTCACCACCCTGCCGGTCACCGAGCGCCAGATCGACAACGCGATCACCAGCGCCCAGTCCGCCCTGGCCGACAACCAGTCGACCCTCACCCAGGGCGCGCTGACCACGGCGGTCACCGTCGGGGAGGTGCTCACCGGCCTGGTGCTGGCGTTGTTCACGCTCTTCTTCTTCCTCAAGGACGGGCGCAGCATCTGGCTGTGGATGGTGGGGCTGCTGCCCGCCGACAGCCGCGCCTACGTCGACGAGGCCGCCCGACGCTCCTGGCGCACGCTGATCTCCTACGTCCGTGCCACCGCCGTGGTGGCCCTGGTCGACGCGGTCGGCATCGGCATCGCGCTGGCCGTGCTCCAGGTGCCGCTGGTGGTGCCGCTGGCCGCGCTGGTGTTCCTCGGGGCGTTCATCCCGATCATCGGGTCGTTCCTGGCCGGGTCGATGGCCGTCCTGGTCGCCCTGGTGTCCAACGGGCCGATCACCGCACTGCTCGTGCTCGGCGCGACCGTGCTGATCATGCAGCTGGAGGGCCACGTGCTGCAGCCCCTGCTGCTGGGCCGGGCCGTCCGGGTGCACCCGCTGGCCGTGGTGCTCGCGATCGCCGCCGGCCTGCTCATCGCCGGCATCTTCGGCGCGCTGATCGCCGTCCCGACCATCGCCTGCGTGAACGTGGCCGGCACCTACCTGACCCGCCGGCACGAGGGACCGCGGCCGCCGGAGCCACAGCCGCGCCGGGACAAGGTGCCCGTCGCGACGGAGTGA
- a CDS encoding adenylosuccinate lyase: MIERYTLPEMGVVWSEQHKYELWCRVETLVLEAHAAAGRVPAEVVEPVRNAPAPTPEAVAEIEATTQHDVIAFLSAWADNTEPRSAAAYVHHGMTSSDLLDTALAVQLTDATDVLLAKADRLVAALRDHGLAHRNTLKVGRTHGVHAEPDVWGHRVADLAFAAARSRDRLRTARTAVGVVAISGAVGTYSLIDPSVEVTVAQALDLRAADASTQVVLRDGISEWVSALAIIATVCEAIALEVRHGQRTEVRELSEAFGSGQKGSSAMPHKKNPIRSERIAGLARVVRAAIVPVMEGIPLWHERDISHSSTERVFLPDAAITTDYLLDLTSGLVENLVVDAERMRANLDSTGGLIYTSSVLLELVEAGMGREQSYALVQTAAMETWKTGTPFRETLRAKAETDGVALDEARLDEICRPERYVQNLDPLFERLAALS; this comes from the coding sequence ATGATCGAGCGTTACACCCTCCCCGAGATGGGAGTGGTCTGGAGCGAGCAGCACAAGTACGAGCTGTGGTGCCGCGTGGAGACCCTGGTGCTCGAGGCGCACGCCGCCGCCGGTCGGGTGCCGGCCGAGGTCGTGGAGCCGGTGCGCAACGCCCCGGCGCCCACCCCCGAGGCGGTCGCCGAGATCGAGGCGACCACCCAGCACGACGTCATCGCCTTCCTCAGCGCGTGGGCCGACAACACCGAGCCCCGCTCGGCCGCGGCCTACGTGCACCACGGCATGACCAGCTCGGACCTGCTGGACACCGCCCTGGCCGTGCAGCTCACCGACGCCACCGACGTGCTGCTGGCCAAGGCCGACCGGCTGGTCGCCGCGCTGCGCGACCACGGGCTGGCCCACCGGAACACCCTCAAGGTCGGCCGCACGCACGGCGTGCACGCCGAGCCCGACGTGTGGGGCCACCGGGTCGCCGACCTGGCCTTCGCCGCCGCCCGCTCCCGCGACCGGCTGCGCACCGCGCGCACGGCGGTCGGCGTCGTCGCCATCTCCGGTGCGGTGGGCACCTACTCCCTCATCGACCCCTCGGTCGAGGTCACCGTCGCGCAGGCGCTGGACCTGCGCGCCGCCGACGCCTCCACCCAGGTGGTGCTGCGGGACGGGATCAGCGAGTGGGTCTCCGCCCTGGCGATCATCGCCACCGTCTGCGAGGCGATCGCGCTGGAGGTCCGGCACGGCCAGCGCACCGAGGTGCGCGAGCTGTCCGAGGCCTTCGGGTCGGGCCAGAAGGGCTCGAGCGCGATGCCGCACAAGAAGAACCCGATCCGCTCCGAGCGGATCGCCGGCCTCGCCCGCGTCGTCCGGGCCGCGATCGTGCCGGTCATGGAGGGCATCCCGCTCTGGCACGAGCGCGACATCTCGCACTCCTCGACCGAGCGCGTCTTCCTCCCCGACGCCGCCATCACCACCGACTACCTGCTCGACCTGACCTCGGGTCTGGTCGAGAACCTGGTCGTGGACGCCGAGCGGATGCGGGCCAACCTGGACTCCACCGGCGGGCTGATCTACACCTCCTCGGTGCTGCTGGAGCTGGTCGAGGCGGGGATGGGCCGCGAGCAGTCCTACGCCCTGGTGCAGACCGCTGCCATGGAGACGTGGAAGACCGGCACCCCGTTCCGGGAAACGCTGCGCGCCAAGGCAGAGACCGACGGCGTGGCCCTCGACGAGGCGCGGCTGGACGAGATCTGCCGACCCGAGCGGTACGTGCAGAACCTCGACCCGCTGTTCGAGCGCCTGGCCGCCCTGTCGTGA